A single window of Fervidicoccus fontis Kam940 DNA harbors:
- a CDS encoding VIT1/CCC1 transporter family protein, with translation MANEILEKAREFCEQEYEDSMLYAYIASKEKDENRRKILEAIAKDEEGHYKFWKKLYGKDCKTESINSKMLFFLFLRKLFGITFTLKYLENKEKKAIESYKKMLSELKGEDAQVLMKIIQDEEIHEKTEIQSLDEKVVRYMSFIILGLADAIVEINGVHAGFLGVTESTIVTGIAGMVVGVSAAISMASAAYLQAKHEAGKSPRTSALMTGLAYISAVSVLALPYFLIRKMLTAFLVSISIAILMIASFTYYGSTLQEKDFKREFIESTLLMLGTAFVTYFFGDLLGTAFGIRGIL, from the coding sequence ATGGCTAACGAAATATTGGAAAAGGCAAGGGAGTTTTGCGAGCAAGAGTACGAAGATAGCATGCTATACGCGTATATTGCAAGCAAAGAAAAGGATGAAAATAGGAGGAAGATTTTAGAAGCGATCGCTAAAGATGAAGAAGGGCATTATAAATTCTGGAAAAAGCTTTACGGAAAAGATTGCAAGACGGAGAGTATTAATTCAAAGATGCTCTTCTTTCTTTTCTTGCGAAAGCTATTCGGAATAACTTTTACTTTAAAATACTTAGAAAATAAAGAAAAAAAGGCAATTGAAAGCTATAAGAAAATGCTAAGCGAACTCAAAGGCGAAGATGCTCAAGTGCTTATGAAGATAATTCAAGACGAAGAAATTCATGAGAAGACAGAAATTCAGTCTTTAGATGAGAAGGTTGTTAGATATATGAGCTTTATAATATTGGGACTTGCAGATGCCATAGTTGAGATAAACGGGGTTCATGCAGGATTCTTGGGAGTCACCGAATCGACTATTGTTACGGGAATTGCTGGTATGGTAGTCGGAGTTTCCGCTGCGATTTCAATGGCATCTGCAGCATATTTACAAGCAAAGCATGAAGCTGGAAAGTCTCCAAGGACTTCCGCGCTCATGACCGGTTTGGCTTACATCTCTGCGGTTTCAGTATTAGCTCTGCCTTACTTTTTAATAAGGAAAATGCTAACTGCATTTTTGGTATCAATATCAATCGCAATTTTAATGATCGCAAGTTTCACTTATTATGGTTCTACGCTTCAGGAAAAAGATTTTAAGAGGGAATTTATTGAGTCTACTTTATTAATGCTTGGAACAGCTTTTGTGACATATTTCTTTGGCGATCTCTTGGGTACGGCTTTCGGAATAAGAGGGATTCTTTGA
- a CDS encoding glycosyltransferase family 4 protein — MKSAEIDAFKSDALVAHHFWNTAGGSELLSASVALAFSLIGYMPTLVSVSKIDDLVIKKSFGIDLSSFPRTHAAISINSFGLMMRILLRREINKVIKSTDPEFLFVDSPFYDGNKVRKNGIKVIEYIHFPIEAYFMSLNDRKINLNGDPYIKENYNGIIGSLYFSMFGKISSKFKRENPFDSAHLVLVNSEYVAKIVSSIYSQKPKVLNPPIPPNNIDPSELKDFSSRENSIVLLGRFSREKRYHWVIENIVPKVVNEVGDSKFYFVGYSKGRRSASYVNELVSILNKLNISYSFDIRKNARVYLLENLDKEIVNEVLRRSKVLLHATINEHWGISIAEGMSFGLPVVIHKSGGLWSDLALAGKSGVGYENAEEAIQEIVKLINDEKTWRHYSSMSLRRSDDLRIEKFVQRFNEYIKKM; from the coding sequence ATGAAATCGGCTGAAATAGATGCTTTTAAAAGCGATGCATTAGTCGCACACCACTTCTGGAATACTGCAGGAGGATCTGAGCTTTTAAGCGCCAGCGTTGCCTTAGCTTTTAGCCTTATAGGTTATATGCCAACTCTCGTCTCTGTATCTAAGATAGATGACCTTGTTATTAAGAAATCCTTTGGAATTGATCTTTCTTCGTTCCCGAGAACTCATGCTGCAATTAGTATAAACAGCTTTGGGCTAATGATGAGAATACTCCTGAGAAGGGAAATAAATAAAGTTATAAAATCTACAGACCCGGAGTTTCTCTTTGTGGACTCTCCGTTCTATGATGGTAATAAAGTAAGAAAAAACGGCATAAAGGTTATCGAATATATACATTTTCCAATAGAAGCATATTTTATGAGCTTAAATGATAGAAAAATCAACTTAAACGGTGACCCTTACATCAAAGAGAACTATAATGGAATAATAGGTTCACTATATTTTTCGATGTTTGGAAAGATTTCATCAAAATTTAAAAGAGAGAATCCTTTCGATAGTGCTCACCTTGTTCTCGTTAATTCAGAGTATGTTGCTAAGATAGTCAGTTCTATATATTCTCAGAAGCCCAAGGTTCTAAATCCTCCTATTCCTCCAAACAATATTGACCCTTCAGAACTCAAGGATTTTTCATCTAGAGAGAACAGCATCGTGCTACTGGGAAGATTTTCAAGGGAAAAAAGGTATCATTGGGTAATAGAAAATATTGTTCCTAAAGTTGTTAATGAAGTTGGTGATTCGAAGTTTTATTTTGTAGGATATTCGAAAGGGAGAAGGTCGGCTTCTTATGTAAATGAGCTTGTAAGCATTTTAAACAAACTTAACATAAGCTACTCTTTCGATATTAGAAAAAATGCAAGAGTTTATCTATTAGAGAACCTTGATAAAGAGATAGTTAACGAAGTGTTGAGGAGATCTAAGGTTCTTCTTCACGCTACTATTAATGAGCACTGGGGCATTTCAATAGCTGAAGGAATGTCATTTGGACTTCCAGTTGTTATTCATAAAAGTGGAGGACTATGGAGCGATCTAGCACTAGCAGGAAAAAGCGGAGTTGGATATGAAAATGCAGAAGAAGCAATACAGGAAATAGTAAAGTTAATAAACGATGAAAAAACATGGAGGCATTATTCCTCAATGTCATTGAGGAGGTCAGATGATCTAAGAATCGAAAAATTTGTCCAACGTTTCAATGAATATATAAAGAAAATGTAA
- a CDS encoding CBS domain-containing protein, producing MELKVKDCESTKELVINSDDDANKALNVMLKHRLSSLPVIDKDDNFVEY from the coding sequence ATGGAACTAAAAGTTAAAGACTGTGAAAGTACAAAAGAACTGGTAATTAATTCAGACGATGATGCTAACAAAGCACTGAACGTAATGCTTAAACATAGGCTTTCCTCTTTACCAGTAATCGATAAAGATGACAATTTTGTTGAATATTGA
- a CDS encoding chloride channel protein — MIYKKDFETEVILPSLVASAVGYTIFGSVIGFSPIFGNYIGSFVPSTFPLYFILGIVDGLIAILYVKIFYFINDSFKNWKANNYLKTRHRRAHNRNFWLNFS; from the coding sequence ATTATATATAAAAAAGACTTTGAAACTGAGGTTATACTTCCATCACTTGTTGCATCCGCTGTAGGATACACTATTTTTGGATCTGTAATTGGATTCTCTCCCATATTCGGAAATTATATAGGATCTTTTGTCCCTTCAACCTTCCCCTTATACTTCATTCTTGGTATAGTTGACGGCTTGATTGCCATATTATATGTTAAAATTTTTTATTTCATAAATGACTCGTTTAAAAATTGGAAAGCTAACAATTATTTAAAAACCCGTCATAGGCGGGCTCATAACAGGAATTTTTGGCTTAATTTTTCCTGA
- the prf1 gene encoding peptide chain release factor aRF-1, with protein sequence MFKSSRLKLVPEVSSSYLISKEHLKAIVKELKQWVAPATTLLSLYIPPGRPISDVVNMLREELSITDNIKLKRTKDAVQTSLSMAIDRLSSINKVPENGLVLFCGKNSDTNKEICLMFSPPEPVKIYFYRTDKWFHVEYLEDMISEKDYYGLILIERDEATIGLLKGTTIQMLDNFMSYIPGKHTKGGQSQRRFDRIIEQMVEDFYKTVAERAKQLFEPLLLEGKLKGILIGGPGYSKQDFVTGEYLEKRFRDLVINKLIDVGYQGEAGLRELVLKAEDVLQDHRYSDIVKKAEELKLHMAKADGLYVFGIEEVKHAAEIGALQTLLIIESHPNIDEMEAVAKKSNAEIVIVPEDTPEGEWLKSSFGGVAGILRYKLY encoded by the coding sequence ATGTTTAAAAGTTCAAGACTGAAGTTGGTGCCAGAAGTGTCGTCAAGCTACTTAATTTCTAAGGAACATCTTAAAGCTATTGTTAAGGAGCTGAAGCAGTGGGTAGCTCCAGCAACAACTCTACTATCTTTGTACATTCCTCCAGGCAGACCGATAAGCGATGTTGTTAATATGCTTAGAGAAGAGCTTAGCATAACTGATAACATAAAGCTAAAAAGGACGAAAGATGCTGTTCAGACATCACTTAGCATGGCTATAGATAGATTATCTAGTATAAATAAAGTTCCTGAAAACGGGCTTGTCCTTTTTTGCGGGAAAAACAGCGATACTAATAAAGAAATATGCCTGATGTTTTCTCCGCCTGAACCAGTGAAGATCTATTTCTACAGAACAGACAAGTGGTTCCATGTAGAATATCTTGAAGATATGATATCTGAGAAGGATTACTATGGTCTAATATTGATAGAAAGAGATGAGGCTACGATTGGGCTACTTAAAGGTACAACGATCCAAATGCTTGACAACTTTATGAGTTACATCCCTGGCAAGCACACAAAAGGAGGACAGAGCCAAAGGAGGTTCGACAGGATTATTGAACAGATGGTCGAGGACTTCTACAAAACCGTTGCAGAAAGAGCGAAGCAACTATTTGAGCCGCTACTCCTCGAAGGAAAGCTCAAAGGCATATTAATTGGAGGCCCTGGCTACAGCAAACAAGATTTCGTCACCGGAGAATATCTTGAAAAAAGATTCAGAGACTTGGTCATAAATAAATTAATAGATGTCGGCTATCAGGGAGAAGCGGGACTAAGAGAGCTCGTCCTAAAGGCTGAGGATGTGCTTCAAGATCACAGATATTCTGATATTGTCAAGAAAGCTGAAGAGCTAAAACTTCACATGGCAAAAGCCGATGGGCTTTATGTTTTTGGGATTGAAGAGGTGAAGCATGCTGCAGAAATTGGCGCCTTGCAGACATTGCTGATAATTGAGTCTCATCCTAATATAGATGAAATGGAAGCAGTAGCAAAGAAGTCAAATGCTGAAATAGTAATAGTACCTGAAGACACCCCAGAGGGTGAGTGGCTAAAATCTTCCTTTGGAGGAGTGGCTGGAATTTTAAGATATAAACTTTATTAG
- a CDS encoding transcription initiation factor IIB, with translation MKLLKKKKKEEARKSENESGCPPNAIVFDPERGEYICTETGEVLEQKLVNQGPEWRAFTPEEKEKRSRIGGPLSPTVHDRGLTTLIDWRDRDASGKKLEPKKRLEFLRYRKWQIRSRIQSSIDRNLAQAMNELDRLSNQLHLNRAVREEAAVIYRKAVEKGLVRGRSIESVIAASVYVACRLKKLPRTLDEISLHTRANRKEIARCYRLLVKELQLKVPIADPIDYIPRMGSLLDLSGKAMNIAARIVKIAKQKALTAGKDPAGLAAAAIYVATLLENEKRTQKEIANIAGVTEVTVRNRYKELVNELKLDIPEED, from the coding sequence CTGAAGCTTCTAAAGAAAAAAAAGAAGGAAGAAGCTAGAAAAAGCGAAAATGAAAGTGGTTGCCCGCCAAACGCTATTGTATTTGATCCGGAAAGGGGAGAGTATATTTGCACAGAAACGGGAGAAGTTCTAGAGCAAAAGTTGGTTAATCAAGGACCCGAGTGGCGCGCCTTTACGCCAGAAGAGAAGGAAAAAAGGAGCAGAATAGGGGGGCCACTATCTCCAACTGTTCATGATAGAGGATTGACAACCTTAATTGACTGGAGAGACCGTGATGCCAGCGGTAAAAAGCTTGAGCCAAAAAAGAGGCTCGAATTTCTTAGATATAGGAAGTGGCAGATACGAAGTAGAATACAGTCTAGCATCGATAGAAACCTCGCTCAAGCTATGAACGAGCTAGATAGGCTTTCCAATCAGCTTCACTTAAATAGAGCAGTAAGAGAAGAAGCGGCAGTTATTTATAGAAAAGCTGTAGAAAAGGGATTAGTTAGAGGGAGGAGTATAGAAAGCGTTATCGCCGCTTCAGTATATGTTGCATGCAGATTGAAGAAGCTACCTAGAACGCTCGATGAAATCTCTCTGCATACAAGGGCTAATAGGAAAGAGATCGCGAGATGTTATAGGCTTCTGGTAAAGGAGCTACAGCTTAAAGTTCCCATAGCAGATCCTATAGATTACATTCCAAGGATGGGTAGCCTGTTAGATCTCAGTGGAAAGGCAATGAATATTGCTGCAAGGATAGTCAAGATCGCTAAACAGAAGGCCCTTACTGCAGGAAAGGATCCTGCTGGCTTAGCGGCGGCTGCAATATATGTTGCAACTTTATTAGAAAACGAGAAGAGAACTCAGAAAGAAATAGCAAATATTGCAGGAGTCACAGAGGTCACTGTAAGGAATAGATATAAAGAGCTTGTCAATGAATTAAAGCTTGACATTCCTGAAGAAGATTAA
- the yciH gene encoding stress response translation initiation inhibitor YciH gives MDSICGGLPPELCEQLAKEQQLIKIRLEKRKFGKEVTIIEGIDEKEVDIKKLASQLKTKLATGGTAKNGRIELQGDHRSALKEILIQFGFPEESIIVVS, from the coding sequence ATAGATTCTATATGTGGAGGTCTACCACCCGAACTCTGTGAACAGCTCGCAAAAGAACAGCAACTTATAAAAATTAGGCTTGAAAAGAGAAAGTTTGGAAAAGAAGTAACAATAATAGAAGGTATTGATGAAAAAGAAGTAGATATAAAGAAACTTGCTTCTCAGCTAAAGACTAAATTGGCGACAGGCGGTACTGCAAAGAATGGCAGGATAGAGCTCCAGGGAGATCATAGAAGTGCTCTTAAAGAAATTCTCATACAGTTCGGATTTCCTGAAGAAAGTATAATAGTAGTAAGCTAA
- a CDS encoding V-type ATP synthase subunit K (produces ATP from ADP in the presence of a proton gradient across the membrane; the K subunit is a nonenzymatic component which binds the dimeric form by interacting with the G and E subunits) gives MAYAQTTTGSETAGYKAIGAGLAIGLAGIGGGIAVGRTGAAGLSVLSEKPEAFGTVLLIVALGEGIAIYGLIIAILVIIIL, from the coding sequence ATGGCATATGCGCAGACAACAACAGGTTCAGAAACTGCTGGATATAAGGCAATTGGCGCTGGATTAGCTATAGGACTGGCAGGTATAGGAGGGGGCATAGCAGTCGGTAGGACAGGAGCAGCTGGATTAAGTGTGCTCTCTGAAAAGCCCGAAGCATTTGGGACAGTACTTCTCATAGTGGCACTTGGAGAAGGAATTGCTATATATGGGCTAATAATTGCAATCCTTGTAATAATAATTCTTTAA
- a CDS encoding V-type ATP synthase subunit D encodes MSFDKRSTLPTKINLIKLKRDLTLIRRVREVLEEKRSALLLYLNTMIKEYEKLYNETSSELKKAYDTLQASLLTIGYNRSKEISDIVPSTLRVNVKIRALFAVKVPYISIAENSFPKMDFPSDVPPSLIESREKLKEVFEKLLRLIEVENTLFTIINELKTTQRLINSIDYSIIPNYEKTIRYISLVLDEREREEFSRLKMIKKIHEEA; translated from the coding sequence ATGAGCTTTGATAAAAGAAGCACATTGCCAACAAAAATCAATCTAATCAAATTGAAGAGAGACCTTACACTTATAAGAAGAGTTAGAGAGGTTTTAGAAGAGAAGAGATCAGCGCTACTTTTATATCTTAATACAATGATTAAAGAATATGAAAAGCTTTATAATGAGACTTCTTCAGAATTAAAGAAGGCATACGATACCTTGCAAGCAAGCCTTCTAACTATAGGCTATAACAGATCCAAGGAAATATCTGATATTGTCCCTTCTACTCTAAGAGTAAATGTTAAGATAAGAGCGCTTTTTGCAGTTAAAGTTCCTTACATCTCTATAGCTGAGAATTCTTTTCCAAAAATGGACTTCCCCTCTGATGTCCCTCCTTCATTGATAGAATCGAGAGAGAAGCTAAAGGAAGTTTTTGAGAAGCTCCTACGATTAATTGAAGTTGAAAATACACTGTTTACTATAATAAACGAACTGAAAACTACACAGAGACTGATAAACTCTATAGATTATTCGATTATTCCTAACTACGAGAAAACGATAAGGTATATTTCACTTGTACTGGACGAAAGAGAAAGAGAGGAATTCTCTAGACTAAAAATGATAAAGAAGATTCATGAAGAAGCTTAA
- a CDS encoding V-type ATP synthase subunit B codes for MESKEIEMIRGPLLFVKVSSGVAFDEVVEVELQDGEKRRGRVLDVSKNLAVIQIFEGTTGIGSLGTTVRFLGETFEVGVSEDMLGRIFDGLGNPIDGGPMVIATEKRDINGDPLNPASRAYPKDFIQTGVSAIDVMNTLVRGQKLPIFSGGGLPHNMLAAQIARQAVVRGEEEEFAVVFAAVGIKYDDFLFFKRFFEESGAKNKVAMFVNLANEPAMIRLITPRVALTLAEYLAYEKDMHILAIITDMTNYAEALREISAAREEIPGRQGYPGYMYSDFASIYERAGRAIGKKGSITQMPILSMPNDDITHPIPDLTGYITEGQIVLDRGLFNKGIYPPINVLMSLSRLMKEGIGPDKTREDHGDVYNQLYAAYSRAQELRSLATIIGEESLSSTDKLYLRFAESFERTFINQSPTENRSIEQSLDLAWSILSILPESELTNIRTELINKYYKKGMEAEPK; via the coding sequence ATGGAGTCAAAAGAAATAGAAATGATAAGAGGCCCCCTTCTGTTTGTAAAGGTTTCTTCAGGAGTCGCTTTTGATGAAGTTGTTGAAGTTGAGTTGCAAGATGGTGAGAAAAGGAGGGGAAGAGTGCTCGATGTTAGTAAGAATTTAGCCGTAATACAAATATTTGAGGGGACGACTGGGATAGGATCTCTAGGAACAACTGTAAGATTTCTAGGAGAGACTTTTGAAGTTGGAGTCTCCGAAGATATGCTCGGCAGGATTTTTGATGGGCTCGGAAACCCGATTGATGGTGGTCCCATGGTAATTGCCACCGAAAAGAGAGATATAAACGGTGATCCGCTAAATCCTGCATCTAGAGCTTATCCCAAAGACTTTATACAGACTGGAGTAAGTGCTATAGATGTAATGAATACTCTTGTTAGAGGGCAAAAGTTACCAATTTTCAGCGGTGGAGGCTTACCGCACAATATGTTAGCTGCACAAATCGCGAGGCAAGCAGTAGTTAGGGGTGAAGAAGAAGAATTCGCTGTGGTGTTTGCAGCAGTAGGCATAAAGTACGATGACTTCCTGTTCTTCAAGAGATTCTTTGAGGAAAGCGGAGCAAAAAACAAAGTAGCAATGTTTGTTAACTTGGCGAATGAGCCTGCAATGATAAGGCTGATTACTCCAAGGGTTGCTCTGACATTAGCTGAATATTTGGCATATGAAAAAGACATGCACATACTTGCAATTATAACTGATATGACAAATTATGCTGAAGCATTAAGAGAAATTAGTGCTGCTAGAGAAGAAATACCTGGCAGACAGGGATACCCTGGATACATGTACAGCGACTTCGCCTCAATTTATGAGAGGGCAGGAAGGGCTATCGGAAAGAAGGGGAGCATTACACAGATGCCCATTTTGTCAATGCCTAACGATGATATAACGCATCCAATCCCAGACTTAACTGGCTATATTACTGAGGGACAGATCGTTTTAGACAGAGGCCTATTCAATAAAGGTATTTATCCCCCAATAAACGTCTTAATGAGCCTATCAAGGCTTATGAAAGAAGGAATAGGTCCAGATAAAACTAGGGAAGATCACGGCGATGTTTATAACCAATTATATGCAGCATATAGCAGAGCACAAGAGCTTAGAAGTTTAGCAACGATCATTGGGGAAGAAAGCCTTAGTTCTACTGATAAACTGTATTTAAGATTCGCTGAATCGTTTGAGAGAACGTTCATAAATCAGTCTCCTACAGAAAATAGGTCAATAGAGCAGAGCTTAGACTTAGCCTGGTCTATATTATCTATTTTGCCAGAATCTGAGCTCACAAACATTAGGACAGAGCTCATCAATAAGTACTATAAGAAAGGCATGGAAGCTGAACCGAAATGA
- a CDS encoding V-type ATP synthase subunit A: MAITGKIKRISGSLIVAEGMKGVKMYEVVEVGSDGIIGEVTRIVGDDAYIQVYESTSGIKPGDIVVSSGSPLSVELGPGLLTQIYDGIQRPLEVIKEKSGSIFIRRGIKSPALPRNKKWHFMPNKELKTGDEVSSGTVLGSVKETELIEHRILVPPNISGKLTFLAKEDDYSVEDVIAKVTKENEERELKLYHNWPVRIPRPFKEKLEPTEPLITGLRIIDTFFPIAKGGTAAIPGGFGTGKTVTLHGIAQWSEAKVVIYIGCGERGNEMTEVLEKFPHYKDPWTGRPLMERTILIANTSNMPVAAREASIYVGVTLAEYYRDQGYDVLLVADSTSRWAEALREIGGRLEEMPAEEGYPSYLASRLAEFYERAGRVIALGDPKRIGSVTLGGAVSPPGGDFTEPVTSHTRRFVRVFWALDTTLAYSRHYPAINWLTSYSAYAETVAEWWKKNVSPSWAEDRQKALNILYRENEIKEIVRLVGTEGLSESDKLILFIANVLKDGFLKQNAFDPIDAFSEPKRQYKMLKSILEVYEKLNAIISSGKANMSELEELIKDDISSLVRGRYSIPHNKLEMFDNIIRGIFEKVKKYENS; encoded by the coding sequence ATAGCAATAACAGGTAAGATCAAGAGGATTTCAGGATCGCTTATCGTAGCTGAAGGGATGAAGGGAGTAAAGATGTACGAAGTTGTAGAAGTTGGTAGCGATGGAATCATAGGAGAGGTCACGAGGATCGTAGGCGATGACGCATATATACAGGTATATGAATCAACTTCAGGTATTAAGCCAGGAGATATAGTTGTATCCTCGGGTTCTCCCCTCTCTGTTGAGCTCGGACCAGGACTGTTGACACAGATATACGACGGAATACAAAGACCTTTAGAAGTAATTAAAGAAAAAAGTGGTTCAATTTTTATTAGAAGAGGTATTAAGAGCCCTGCACTTCCAAGGAATAAAAAATGGCACTTTATGCCAAATAAAGAGCTCAAAACAGGAGATGAAGTAAGTAGCGGCACAGTGCTAGGTAGCGTTAAGGAGACAGAACTTATTGAGCACAGAATACTCGTCCCGCCTAATATTAGTGGGAAATTGACTTTTTTGGCTAAAGAAGATGATTATAGTGTTGAAGATGTAATAGCAAAAGTTACTAAGGAAAATGAAGAAAGAGAATTAAAGTTATATCATAATTGGCCGGTGAGAATTCCAAGACCTTTTAAAGAAAAACTCGAGCCTACAGAACCACTTATCACTGGCTTAAGAATAATAGATACATTCTTTCCAATAGCAAAAGGAGGAACAGCCGCTATTCCTGGAGGCTTCGGTACAGGAAAAACAGTCACTCTTCATGGTATTGCTCAGTGGAGTGAAGCAAAAGTGGTCATTTACATCGGGTGCGGTGAAAGAGGAAATGAAATGACGGAAGTTCTTGAAAAGTTTCCTCATTACAAAGATCCATGGACAGGAAGACCGCTGATGGAAAGAACTATACTTATTGCAAATACGAGCAATATGCCTGTTGCTGCAAGAGAAGCTAGCATTTATGTCGGAGTGACACTTGCAGAGTATTACAGAGATCAAGGATATGATGTTTTGCTTGTAGCCGACTCAACCAGCAGGTGGGCTGAAGCACTTAGAGAAATTGGAGGCAGGCTTGAAGAGATGCCTGCTGAAGAGGGATACCCAAGCTATTTAGCATCAAGACTTGCTGAATTTTATGAAAGAGCTGGTAGAGTTATAGCACTTGGCGATCCAAAGAGGATAGGATCAGTTACTCTTGGCGGTGCAGTATCGCCCCCAGGTGGGGACTTTACAGAGCCAGTAACCAGCCATACAAGAAGGTTTGTGAGAGTATTCTGGGCACTAGACACGACATTAGCTTATTCCAGGCATTATCCTGCTATTAACTGGCTGACCAGCTATAGCGCATATGCAGAGACTGTTGCTGAATGGTGGAAAAAGAATGTCAGTCCTAGCTGGGCCGAGGACAGACAGAAGGCCTTAAATATTTTGTATAGAGAGAATGAGATTAAGGAGATTGTAAGGCTTGTTGGAACAGAGGGTTTAAGCGAGAGCGATAAGCTCATTTTGTTTATAGCAAACGTTCTTAAGGATGGATTTCTTAAGCAAAATGCATTCGATCCTATAGATGCCTTTAGTGAGCCAAAGAGACAATACAAGATGCTAAAATCGATTCTTGAGGTATATGAAAAGCTTAATGCCATAATTTCAAGTGGAAAGGCAAACATGTCAGAATTAGAGGAATTGATAAAGGACGATATATCGTCGCTTGTAAGAGGAAGATATTCTATTCCTCATAATAAGCTTGAAATGTTCGATAACATAATAAGAGGCATATTTGAAAAGGTCAAGAAGTACGAAAACTCTTGA
- a CDS encoding V-type ATP synthase subunit E codes for MEEGNIESLLEYVINKVINEFKDTVEELRKDAHELLDDAYKNTKNSLVKELSDLYENYVESVNNLRSLRQYEIKIKTQEKKAEIVDLALKEVEKKIFYELDKEEKKIIYEAILSKLKESIKLTNGEIHIEKEDKDLVSKIIKKKLEDSKEKIKIIDDLPSGTGGIKFVSQDGSTVYDFTLKKIFELSKFELASIVYNVLFGGEEK; via the coding sequence TTGGAAGAAGGTAATATTGAGTCCTTGCTTGAATATGTTATCAACAAGGTAATAAATGAATTCAAGGATACCGTTGAAGAATTGCGTAAAGATGCACATGAATTGCTCGACGATGCATATAAAAATACGAAGAATTCTCTAGTTAAGGAGCTTAGCGACCTTTATGAGAATTACGTTGAAAGCGTGAATAACTTAAGGTCATTAAGGCAGTATGAAATAAAAATAAAAACTCAAGAAAAAAAAGCGGAAATCGTTGACCTTGCGCTTAAAGAAGTTGAGAAGAAGATCTTTTATGAGCTTGATAAAGAGGAAAAGAAAATTATTTACGAAGCAATACTTTCAAAACTAAAGGAGTCTATAAAGTTGACAAACGGAGAGATCCACATTGAAAAGGAAGACAAAGATCTTGTTTCTAAGATTATAAAGAAAAAATTAGAAGATAGTAAAGAAAAGATTAAAATTATTGACGATCTTCCCTCCGGCACTGGAGGAATTAAATTTGTCTCTCAAGACGGTTCAACTGTTTATGATTTTACCTTGAAAAAGATATTTGAACTTTCTAAGTTTGAACTAGCCTCAATTGTTTATAATGTTTTATTCGGGGGTGAAGAAAAATAG
- a CDS encoding V-type ATP synthase subunit F, whose translation MSAQINNGKVLVIGGKNLVLMYKMIGCEGIEERNPDNIAQIIETYAKRQDISVILVEKELGELISSDIENIRKKTGKIIFYLPSPSSAMEPTDIRKMVMRALGL comes from the coding sequence ATGAGTGCTCAGATCAATAATGGCAAAGTATTAGTAATCGGAGGAAAGAACTTAGTTCTGATGTACAAGATGATAGGTTGCGAAGGAATAGAAGAGAGAAACCCAGACAATATTGCACAGATTATAGAAACTTATGCTAAAAGGCAAGATATCAGCGTTATTTTGGTTGAAAAAGAATTAGGAGAGCTTATATCGTCAGATATCGAAAACATTAGAAAAAAGACTGGAAAGATTATTTTTTACTTGCCTTCACCCTCAAGTGCTATGGAGCCTACGGACATCAGAAAAATGGTCATGAGAGCTTTAGGGTTATAA